Proteins from a genomic interval of Undibacterium parvum:
- a CDS encoding polysaccharide deacetylase family protein: MKKPARPALKLALLCAAALGVVATADAAMTVSTTATGRACQGTIYLSFDTGSQSQAELIAQTLARHRIKATFFLANEKTFNGDYSLDPAWATYWKQLQQDGHAFGSHTFDHVYFLRDLPEGRVEVKPQFGAQAGKKLVWSTQQYCAELARVDQRFKQLTGVQLDPLWRAPGGKLSPQLEKAVLSCGYRHVGWSPAGFSGDELPSESWSNPALLKRALDGLKDGDIFMAHLGIWSRKTAWAPENLEPLIQGLEQKGFCFATLREHPLYSVKKHP, from the coding sequence ATGAAGAAACCTGCCCGTCCTGCGCTTAAGCTTGCACTGCTGTGCGCAGCAGCGCTGGGCGTTGTCGCTACTGCCGACGCGGCCATGACCGTAAGTACGACGGCCACAGGTCGCGCCTGCCAAGGCACTATCTACCTCAGTTTCGATACCGGCAGCCAATCGCAAGCCGAACTCATCGCCCAGACTTTAGCTCGTCACCGTATTAAGGCGACGTTTTTTCTGGCGAATGAAAAAACCTTCAACGGCGATTATTCACTAGACCCAGCCTGGGCAACTTACTGGAAACAATTGCAGCAAGACGGCCATGCCTTTGGTAGTCATACTTTTGATCACGTGTATTTTTTGCGTGATTTGCCCGAAGGACGGGTCGAGGTCAAACCGCAGTTCGGTGCGCAAGCCGGTAAAAAACTGGTTTGGAGCACGCAGCAATATTGCGCCGAGTTGGCGCGCGTCGATCAGCGTTTTAAGCAATTAACTGGCGTTCAGCTTGATCCCTTGTGGCGCGCCCCCGGTGGCAAACTCAGCCCTCAGCTTGAGAAAGCCGTGCTCAGTTGTGGCTATCGTCACGTCGGCTGGTCGCCGGCCGGTTTTTCTGGCGATGAATTGCCTAGTGAGAGCTGGAGTAATCCGGCTTTACTCAAGCGCGCGCTGGATGGCCTAAAAGACGGCGACATCTTCATGGCGCATCTGGGCATCTGGTCGCGCAAGACCGCCTGGGCACCCGAAAACCTGGAACCCTTAATCCAAGGACTGGAGCAAAAAGGTTTTTGCTTTGCCACCTTGCGTGAACATCCTCTTTATTCTGTAAAAAAACATCCATGA
- a CDS encoding sterol desaturase family protein: MNFLDLFANAQAWIFETIVQPLVFQIGLGEFVEDAFHGVEWFLMGVCELLVLYMLLRPLEALIPVHKITDRSARWNDFIYTALHRLGIFSVAIFLLLDPLLDSLTAELHLQGMNPFNLENLWPTMLEYPVLVFCIYLLVLDFFDYWYHRAEHQFNWWWALHSLHHSQRNMNLWSDNRNHLFDDILRDIYMGLIAIAIGVQPGQYLTLVVLSRMLQSLQHANVRIHFGRIGEYLLVSPRYHRTHHAIGVGHETHGKGSIGGHNFAVLFPIWDVLFGSALFIQEYSMTGIRDQLVAPEGRSRDYGRGFFSQQWLGIKRLFGRDGPEQQVVASKETP; encoded by the coding sequence ATGAATTTTTTAGATCTTTTTGCTAATGCGCAGGCTTGGATTTTTGAAACCATCGTGCAGCCACTTGTGTTTCAAATCGGCCTAGGTGAGTTCGTTGAAGATGCTTTTCACGGGGTCGAATGGTTTTTGATGGGGGTTTGCGAATTGCTAGTGCTGTACATGCTACTGCGTCCCTTGGAAGCGCTGATACCCGTGCATAAAATCACCGATCGCAGTGCGCGCTGGAATGATTTTATCTATACCGCCTTGCATCGCTTGGGTATTTTTTCAGTGGCGATTTTTTTGTTGCTCGACCCCTTGCTCGACAGCCTGACGGCCGAGTTGCATCTGCAGGGCATGAACCCGTTTAATCTGGAAAACCTCTGGCCAACAATGTTGGAATATCCGGTGCTGGTGTTCTGTATTTATTTGCTGGTGCTGGATTTTTTTGACTACTGGTATCACAGAGCCGAACATCAATTTAACTGGTGGTGGGCGCTGCATAGTCTGCACCACAGCCAGCGCAATATGAATCTGTGGAGCGATAATCGCAATCACTTATTCGACGATATTTTGCGCGACATCTACATGGGTTTGATCGCGATTGCGATCGGTGTACAGCCGGGCCAATATCTGACACTGGTGGTGTTGTCGCGCATGCTGCAGAGTCTGCAACACGCCAATGTACGCATCCATTTTGGCCGCATCGGCGAGTATTTGCTGGTCTCACCGCGCTACCATCGTACTCACCACGCGATCGGGGTCGGTCACGAAACCCATGGCAAGGGCAGTATAGGCGGGCATAATTTTGCGGTCTTGTTCCCGATCTGGGATGTGCTGTTTGGCAGCGCTCTATTTATTCAGGAATATTCCATGACCGGCATTCGCGATCAATTAGTCGCGCCAGAGGGCCGCTCACGCGATTATGGGCGCGGCTTTTTCTCGCAACAATGGCTGGGCATCAAGCGCTTATTTGGACGCGATGGACCGGAGCAGCAGGTCGTCGCGAGCAAGGAAACGCCATGA
- a CDS encoding EI24 domain-containing protein has translation MNLTAIAHAWGRALLAQFHWRILFLSLLPFFLSLALWGLALWWGMQDLVDFIQAFFVKHEGFKTSGAILEWTGMLAFKTVIVPFIAMWLLLPFMVLTSLLATALMAMPVISRHVSRATYPDLEQRQGGSLIGSVWHSASSFFIFLLLWLVTLPLLLLPPLHFVVQGLLLGWLTYRVMAYDALAEHADAAERLSLTRQHRTPFLIMGTISGIIGGAPMLLWVGGVMSFVFFPFLAGLAIWLYVLVFIFTGLWFQYYCMAALQQHRSEVNRAN, from the coding sequence ATGAATTTAACTGCGATCGCCCACGCATGGGGCAGGGCGCTGCTGGCGCAATTTCATTGGCGTATTTTGTTCTTGAGCCTGCTGCCGTTTTTCTTGTCGCTGGCCTTGTGGGGGCTGGCTTTGTGGTGGGGCATGCAGGATCTGGTCGATTTTATTCAGGCGTTTTTCGTGAAACACGAAGGATTTAAAACCAGCGGCGCGATCCTGGAATGGACCGGCATGTTGGCATTTAAAACCGTGATCGTGCCTTTCATTGCGATGTGGTTGTTGCTACCCTTTATGGTGCTCACCTCCTTACTGGCGACCGCCTTGATGGCGATGCCGGTGATTAGCCGGCACGTCAGTCGTGCTACTTATCCTGATCTGGAGCAGCGTCAGGGCGGCTCTTTAATCGGCAGTGTATGGCATTCGGCGAGCTCGTTTTTTATTTTTCTGCTGCTCTGGCTAGTGACGCTGCCCTTGTTACTGCTGCCACCCTTGCATTTTGTGGTGCAAGGCTTGTTATTGGGCTGGCTCACCTATCGCGTGATGGCTTACGACGCTTTGGCTGAGCATGCCGATGCTGCCGAGCGACTTAGTTTGACGCGCCAGCACCGCACGCCGTTTCTGATCATGGGCACCATCTCTGGCATCATCGGTGGCGCCCCGATGTTGTTGTGGGTGGGCGGCGTAATGTCCTTCGTGTTCTTCCCGTTTCTGGCGGGACTGGCGATCTGGTTGTACGTGCTGGTGTTTATCTTTACCGGCCTATGGTTTCAATACTATTGCATGGCCGCCTTACAGCAACACCGAAGCGAAGTAAATCGAGCAAACTAA
- a CDS encoding competence/damage-inducible protein A encodes MAIGLIIIGDEILSGKRSDKHLPQVIQMLAARGLQLDWAEYIGDDRARIIATLQRSFASDDIVFCTGGIGATPDDHTRQCAALALQLSLALHPEAKKLIQQRIVETAPDTGQAVDLDSPDNLHRLKMGEFPQGAALIPNPYNKIPGFAINNHYFVPGFPVMAWPMLEWVLDTHYSHLFHQTPFAEQAVLVFEAMEATLTPMMEALEAKYPQIKVFSLPSVGDANTRRHIELGVKGEPTQVAAAFADMLAGLDGFHAEYRPA; translated from the coding sequence ATGGCAATTGGTCTCATCATCATCGGTGACGAAATTTTATCCGGCAAGCGTAGCGACAAGCATTTGCCGCAAGTCATACAGATGCTGGCGGCGCGTGGCCTGCAGCTCGATTGGGCCGAGTATATCGGTGACGATAGGGCGCGCATTATCGCCACCTTGCAACGTAGTTTTGCCAGTGACGATATCGTGTTTTGTACCGGTGGCATAGGTGCCACTCCGGATGATCACACCCGTCAATGCGCCGCCTTAGCGCTGCAATTGTCTTTGGCATTGCATCCCGAAGCGAAGAAATTGATACAGCAAAGGATAGTCGAAACCGCGCCGGATACCGGCCAGGCGGTCGATCTGGACAGCCCCGATAATTTGCATAGACTGAAGATGGGCGAGTTCCCGCAGGGCGCCGCATTGATCCCTAATCCGTATAATAAAATCCCTGGTTTCGCGATTAATAATCATTATTTCGTGCCAGGTTTTCCGGTGATGGCCTGGCCTATGCTGGAGTGGGTGCTCGATACTCATTACAGCCATCTGTTTCATCAAACCCCATTTGCAGAACAAGCCGTGCTGGTGTTTGAAGCGATGGAGGCAACCCTGACGCCGATGATGGAAGCGCTAGAAGCCAAGTACCCGCAGATTAAAGTATTTAGCCTACCCAGCGTTGGCGACGCCAATACCCGTCGCCACATAGAGTTGGGCGTCAAAGGCGAGCCGACTCAGGTGGCGGCCGCGTTTGCCGACATGCTGGCGGGCTTGGATGGTTTTCATGCCGAGTATCGGCCCGCCTGA
- a CDS encoding TAXI family TRAP transporter solute-binding subunit — protein sequence MSKIKFTLFSLRDLLVAFGPMLLMILVVGGLAYKLVDPAPPSDIDFITGQDNSAYEAYAKRYAAELAKNQISLNLQASQGSQENLEKISDPDSVIEIGFVQSGSTDEAEARSKGLVSLGSLFYEPIWIFYRDKKELTSITQFKNKRINVGTEGMGGARLFKQILDVNGMQEVDVRLSRLATTPATVALLEGKIDALIMSSAPDSLILQMLLQTPGIQLFDFTQAEAYSRRFPFLSHVVLPRGIVDFGKNIPARDVHLISPTATLVAHESLHPALIGQLLQAAQKIHGGAGWFSKQGEFPSDRYTEIPVAAQAEKFYKNGPPFFQRYLSFWLANFVERMWVVFLAAGALFLPLSKIIPPLYVWRIRSRVYQWYGKLRLVEQALDEVAPERRQQVAQQQLKNLDEIEEKVNRISIPLSYAEELYGLRSHINFVRKRVQSLLNT from the coding sequence ATGTCGAAAATTAAATTCACACTATTCTCCCTGCGCGATCTACTGGTCGCGTTCGGTCCTATGTTGTTGATGATCTTGGTGGTAGGTGGTTTGGCGTATAAATTGGTCGATCCGGCACCGCCTAGCGATATCGATTTTATTACCGGGCAAGACAATAGTGCCTATGAAGCTTACGCCAAGCGCTACGCGGCCGAATTGGCGAAGAACCAGATCAGCCTCAACTTGCAGGCCTCGCAAGGATCACAAGAAAATCTAGAGAAAATCAGCGACCCCGATTCGGTGATAGAAATCGGTTTCGTGCAGAGCGGCTCTACCGATGAGGCTGAGGCGCGCAGCAAGGGCTTAGTCTCGCTGGGGAGTTTGTTTTATGAACCGATCTGGATTTTTTACCGCGATAAAAAAGAACTCACTAGCATCACGCAATTTAAAAACAAGCGTATCAATGTAGGCACAGAGGGCATGGGTGGAGCCAGGCTGTTTAAACAAATTCTTGATGTCAATGGCATGCAAGAAGTAGATGTGCGGCTCTCGCGACTCGCCACCACCCCAGCCACGGTGGCGCTGCTAGAGGGCAAAATCGACGCCCTCATCATGAGTTCGGCACCCGATTCTCTGATACTGCAAATGCTGTTGCAGACCCCCGGCATACAGCTGTTTGATTTTACTCAGGCCGAGGCGTATAGCCGTCGTTTCCCATTTTTATCGCATGTAGTGCTGCCGCGTGGCATCGTCGATTTTGGCAAAAACATCCCCGCGCGTGATGTTCATTTGATTTCGCCCACCGCCACCCTGGTGGCGCATGAGAGTCTGCATCCGGCGCTGATAGGGCAATTGCTACAGGCTGCGCAAAAAATACATGGCGGCGCTGGTTGGTTCAGTAAGCAGGGCGAGTTTCCGTCTGACCGTTACACCGAAATCCCGGTAGCGGCGCAGGCTGAGAAATTTTATAAGAATGGCCCGCCATTTTTTCAGCGTTACCTGAGCTTTTGGCTGGCCAATTTTGTCGAGCGCATGTGGGTGGTGTTTTTAGCGGCCGGTGCGCTGTTTCTGCCGCTGTCTAAAATCATCCCGCCGCTGTACGTGTGGCGGATACGTTCACGCGTGTATCAGTGGTATGGCAAATTACGACTGGTCGAGCAGGCCTTGGACGAGGTGGCGCCAGAGCGGCGTCAGCAAGTAGCGCAACAGCAATTGAAAAATCTTGATGAGATAGAAGAGAAGGTCAATCGCATCTCGATACCGCTCTCGTATGCCGAAGAGTTGTACGGCCTGCGCAGTCATATCAACTTTGTCCGCAAGCGGGTACAGAGCTTACTTAATACTTAG
- a CDS encoding DUF3820 family protein codes for MQAEDLLLLVSREMPYGKYQGRLIADLPGHYLGWFAREGFPKGEIGRLLALMYEIDHNNLGALLLPLRGKTAPRSK; via the coding sequence ATGCAAGCCGAAGATCTCTTACTACTCGTCAGCCGTGAAATGCCTTACGGTAAATATCAGGGGCGTTTGATTGCCGATTTGCCCGGGCATTATCTGGGCTGGTTCGCGCGCGAGGGTTTCCCTAAGGGCGAGATCGGCAGATTATTGGCCTTGATGTATGAGATCGATCACAATAATCTGGGTGCATTGCTGCTGCCCTTGCGCGGCAAAACAGCGCCACGCAGCAAATAA
- a CDS encoding M14 family zinc carboxypeptidase — MSAIFNHSAKSANSASVYPTPYELGNQNQTSSWEQCIPFYQQLAAAFPQILQFGQIGVSDNGIPMHAGVISSDGVFAREQIKAAARPVFFNNNGIHPGEPEGIDACMALVRDFCTQPERLAALGSTVFLFIPIYNVDGCLNRQNTSRVNQDGPELFGFRANGRNLDLNRDFIKCDSLAAQVFNQFFTSWDPDVMVDTHTSNGADYSYTMTLIQTQADKLGDGLGPFLRSTMLPKIYQDMQARGWPTCPYVNPVKVTPDDGIEDFLEVPRFSTGYAALHHTIGFMPETHMLKPYADRYASMRTLVEVVLEFTVTNAAQIQTLRAAAKLAASQRRQWPVQWKADHSQPSSFRFKGYQAVYSPSKLGNYTRLSYDRSQPWEKDIAYYDHFVAATVVATPKAYLIPQAWREVLERLRWNGVQLQTLTADQSMQVQGTHFKHIGSRSTPYEGHMFHDELEITNQTDTILARAGDVMLYLDQPNARYAVETLEPQAHDSFFRWGFFNSVLEKKEAYSDYVFEDSALEMLAQEPALKAKFELWKIQNPELLSDQDAVLGFIFANGQRHHEPEWLRYPVYALFDI; from the coding sequence ATGTCCGCCATCTTCAATCACTCCGCCAAATCAGCCAACTCTGCCAGCGTCTATCCGACCCCGTATGAGCTAGGCAATCAGAATCAAACCAGCAGTTGGGAGCAATGTATCCCGTTTTACCAACAACTGGCTGCCGCTTTCCCGCAAATTTTGCAGTTTGGCCAGATCGGTGTCTCCGACAATGGTATCCCCATGCATGCCGGCGTGATCAGCAGCGACGGCGTATTCGCGCGCGAGCAGATCAAGGCCGCAGCGCGACCCGTGTTTTTTAATAATAACGGCATACATCCGGGGGAGCCTGAAGGTATCGACGCCTGCATGGCCTTAGTCAGAGATTTTTGCACCCAGCCAGAACGTCTGGCGGCGCTAGGCTCTACCGTGTTTTTATTCATCCCGATTTACAACGTCGATGGCTGCTTAAACCGGCAAAATACCTCACGCGTCAATCAAGATGGCCCCGAATTATTTGGCTTTCGCGCCAACGGCCGCAATCTCGATTTGAATCGCGATTTTATTAAATGCGACAGCCTGGCAGCGCAGGTATTTAATCAGTTTTTCACTAGCTGGGACCCAGATGTGATGGTCGATACCCATACCTCCAACGGTGCCGATTACAGCTACACCATGACCTTAATCCAGACTCAGGCCGATAAACTGGGCGATGGTCTCGGCCCGTTTTTGCGCAGCACGATGCTGCCGAAAATTTATCAAGACATGCAGGCCCGCGGCTGGCCCACTTGCCCCTACGTCAATCCGGTTAAAGTCACGCCGGATGACGGCATAGAAGATTTTTTAGAAGTGCCGCGCTTTTCTACCGGTTACGCCGCTCTGCATCACACCATAGGTTTCATGCCTGAGACCCACATGCTCAAACCCTATGCCGATCGCTATGCCTCCATGCGCACGCTGGTCGAGGTGGTGTTGGAATTTACCGTGACTAACGCCGCGCAGATCCAGACTTTGCGCGCCGCCGCCAAGCTAGCTGCCAGCCAAAGAAGGCAATGGCCTGTGCAATGGAAGGCCGATCACAGCCAGCCATCGAGTTTTCGCTTCAAGGGCTATCAAGCTGTGTATAGCCCCAGCAAACTGGGCAATTACACGCGGCTTTCGTACGACCGTAGCCAGCCCTGGGAAAAAGACATCGCCTACTACGATCATTTTGTCGCCGCCACTGTCGTCGCTACCCCCAAGGCTTATTTGATACCGCAAGCCTGGCGCGAAGTACTGGAGCGCCTGCGCTGGAACGGCGTCCAGCTGCAAACCCTCACTGCCGACCAGAGCATGCAAGTGCAAGGCACGCATTTTAAACATATAGGCTCGCGCAGCACGCCTTATGAGGGCCACATGTTTCATGACGAGCTAGAAATCACAAACCAGACTGACACTATTCTGGCGCGTGCCGGCGATGTAATGCTGTATCTAGATCAGCCCAATGCCCGCTACGCAGTCGAGACCCTAGAGCCGCAAGCGCACGACAGCTTTTTTAGATGGGGCTTTTTTAATAGCGTGTTAGAGAAAAAAGAGGCTTATTCAGATTACGTGTTTGAAGACAGTGCACTAGAAATGCTGGCGCAAGAACCGGCCTTAAAAGCCAAGTTTGAACTCTGGAAAATCCAGAACCCAGAGCTGCTCAGTGACCAAGATGCGGTGCTGGGTTTTATCTTTGCCAACGGCCAGCGCCATCACGAACCAGAATGGCTGCGCTATCCGGTGTACGCACTGTTTGACATTTAA
- a CDS encoding GGDEF domain-containing protein, protein MALQAAVTLLNSLHAYDEAMVYADRMYELENNSINNLSKCYGLANRIETGFLRGDRKKARSLVAETSQICDASNRQVIGQIARSLAVVDMIDIGLNEAGIKEGLSILLEFSKTNQTSDYVTQLEEAIARAYLKNADLQLAERYGLQAYQHAQNSKVLQMMEKSSETMAKIKRAQGDMASALDYYDINLALKKKVLDDQLHKNLAYQRVKFDTQDKANQLSLLEQKNKILSTEKQLEQKNNQNLLMLIALGAILMVVLLAWTLKIIRQKNLFRLSSQLDALTQLSNRGHFVACGMQQFEKTQGDISVILFDMDHFKNINDGFGHASGDWVLKAVSARVTALLPKAEMLGRLGGEEFAICLPKFDTHQALALAESCRAAIAAIDSLPSGFAFPITASFGVASRGMRELKEFEDTLAAADKALYFSKTEGRNRVSLYQ, encoded by the coding sequence ATGGCATTACAGGCCGCGGTGACTTTGCTAAATTCATTGCATGCATATGATGAGGCTATGGTTTATGCGGATCGTATGTATGAGTTAGAAAATAATTCAATAAATAATCTCTCAAAATGTTATGGCTTAGCTAATCGTATTGAGACGGGCTTCTTACGTGGGGATCGCAAAAAAGCGCGATCCTTGGTTGCTGAAACATCTCAAATTTGTGATGCCAGTAATCGGCAAGTAATAGGTCAGATTGCCAGAAGCTTAGCCGTAGTTGATATGATTGATATAGGATTGAATGAGGCGGGCATAAAGGAAGGTTTGTCTATATTGCTTGAATTCTCAAAAACAAACCAAACCTCAGATTATGTAACTCAATTGGAAGAGGCCATCGCGCGCGCATATTTAAAAAACGCTGATCTGCAACTAGCTGAGCGTTATGGTCTACAAGCCTACCAACACGCGCAAAACTCCAAAGTTCTGCAGATGATGGAGAAGTCCAGCGAAACCATGGCCAAGATCAAACGTGCCCAAGGTGATATGGCAAGTGCTCTGGATTATTACGACATCAATCTGGCGCTGAAAAAGAAGGTCTTGGACGATCAACTGCATAAGAATCTGGCCTATCAAAGGGTTAAATTCGATACTCAGGACAAGGCCAATCAACTGAGTTTGCTGGAACAAAAAAACAAAATTCTAAGTACCGAGAAACAGCTGGAACAAAAGAATAACCAAAATCTACTGATGTTGATTGCGCTCGGTGCCATTCTGATGGTGGTGCTGTTGGCCTGGACTTTAAAAATCATCCGTCAGAAAAATCTATTTCGCCTTTCTTCGCAATTAGATGCTTTGACGCAGCTGAGTAATCGCGGTCATTTCGTTGCCTGTGGCATGCAGCAGTTTGAGAAAACGCAGGGCGATATCAGTGTGATCTTGTTTGATATGGATCACTTTAAAAACATCAACGATGGCTTCGGTCACGCCAGTGGCGATTGGGTACTCAAAGCGGTCAGTGCCCGTGTTACAGCCTTGCTGCCCAAGGCCGAGATGCTGGGGCGGCTAGGCGGAGAAGAATTTGCCATCTGCCTGCCTAAGTTCGATACGCATCAGGCGCTGGCGCTGGCCGAAAGCTGCCGCGCCGCGATTGCCGCCATCGACAGTTTGCCCAGCGGTTTTGCCTTCCCGATTACCGCCAGTTTTGGGGTCGCCAGCCGCGGCATGCGCGAGCTAAAAGAATTTGAAGACACCCTGGCCGCCGCCGATAAAGCCCTGTATTTCTCCAAAACAGAAGGCCGCAACCGGGTCTCGCTGTATCAATAA
- a CDS encoding SAM-dependent methyltransferase: MNTQKIGKLICVGTGMRMAGQMTPIALSHIETADVVIAAVPNPFARKWLQGVAKEYICLLGYYSDCEVEGKNRRDTYRRMADTILEHLRAGKTVCAAFYGHPGIFACISHMAIADARAEGFSAVMEPGISAEDCLVADIGIDPGKFGMQSMETTQYMIYQRKLDPSSLLILWQPGLAGELSLKRFDTNQARLQILVDKLARDYPLEHEVILYEAATHPLEATRIDRLMLKDLPQARLQQITTLVIPPAYTLQIDQEIVDLLKATTIAPLADAA, encoded by the coding sequence ATGAACACACAAAAAATCGGCAAATTAATTTGCGTAGGCACAGGCATGCGCATGGCGGGGCAGATGACGCCTATCGCTCTGAGCCATATAGAAACAGCCGATGTGGTGATCGCCGCTGTGCCTAATCCATTTGCGCGCAAATGGCTGCAAGGCGTGGCGAAAGAGTACATCTGCCTGCTCGGCTATTACAGTGATTGCGAAGTAGAAGGTAAAAATCGTCGCGATACCTATAGGCGCATGGCCGACACCATACTTGAGCATCTGCGTGCCGGTAAAACGGTGTGCGCTGCCTTTTATGGTCACCCCGGTATTTTTGCCTGTATCTCGCATATGGCGATTGCCGATGCACGCGCCGAAGGCTTTAGCGCCGTGATGGAGCCGGGGATTTCGGCCGAAGATTGTCTGGTGGCCGATATCGGTATCGATCCGGGTAAGTTTGGCATGCAGTCTATGGAAACCACCCAGTACATGATTTATCAGCGCAAGCTCGACCCTAGCTCTTTGCTGATCTTGTGGCAGCCGGGTCTGGCGGGCGAGCTGAGCTTAAAACGCTTCGACACCAATCAGGCCCGTTTGCAGATTTTGGTCGATAAGCTGGCACGCGATTATCCGCTAGAGCATGAGGTGATCTTGTACGAGGCAGCCACCCATCCACTAGAGGCGACCCGTATCGACAGGCTGATGCTGAAAGATTTGCCGCAGGCGCGCTTGCAGCAAATCACCACACTGGTGATCCCACCAGCCTACACCTTGCAGATCGACCAGGAGATCGTCGATTTACTCAAGGCCACGACGATAGCGCCATTAGCCGACGCTGCTTAG
- a CDS encoding DUF2242 domain-containing protein encodes MFSLLAHGSRGMAMAAISVALLSGCAGNKQVTQQQEEFGASNVFSNTFAGSETEACEAARRALLSQGYVIYDGKSSYIKGRRKFQRDSDVHVEIEFTVVCAKDGKGSNSSSVFANAVLDRYTLKKSSNASLGVGGFGSVSLPFGASDDALVKVSSETVATGKFYQRFFELLERYMDDSSVDSDESEAMKKDLATSASPTEKKSEPKGKTN; translated from the coding sequence ATGTTTTCACTTTTAGCACATGGCAGCCGTGGCATGGCGATGGCCGCCATCAGCGTTGCCCTACTCTCAGGCTGCGCGGGGAATAAGCAAGTCACCCAACAACAAGAAGAATTTGGCGCCAGCAATGTCTTCTCTAACACCTTTGCCGGATCAGAAACCGAGGCCTGCGAAGCGGCCAGGCGTGCGCTCTTGAGCCAGGGCTATGTAATTTACGATGGCAAGTCTTCCTACATCAAAGGACGCAGAAAATTTCAACGCGACAGCGATGTCCATGTAGAAATCGAATTTACTGTGGTCTGCGCTAAAGATGGCAAAGGCAGTAATAGCAGCAGCGTGTTTGCCAATGCGGTGCTGGATCGCTACACCCTCAAGAAAAGTAGTAATGCCAGTTTAGGTGTCGGTGGTTTTGGCTCGGTCTCTTTGCCTTTCGGCGCTAGCGATGATGCCTTGGTCAAGGTATCGAGCGAAACAGTCGCTACTGGCAAGTTTTACCAGAGGTTTTTTGAGCTACTAGAGCGTTACATGGATGACTCTTCGGTCGATAGCGATGAAAGCGAAGCGATGAAAAAAGACTTAGCTACCAGCGCCAGCCCAACTGAGAAAAAGTCCGAGCCTAAAGGGAAGACAAATTAA
- a CDS encoding DUF6160 family protein codes for MKLIKKLALAAALSSFAMAASAMTTIEDSDLSQVSGQDGVSIAANLNINVGSFVYTDTDTAGGSVSFNNIAITGSFAATIDIIDNASFKADASAASGPNSVLGVTGGAGLAAFMPVGDVVKIAIPQITVAPGHELNMSVAAIKMGNSTASYGSFAMNDIKLQGTTVYIWAH; via the coding sequence ATGAAACTGATCAAAAAACTCGCACTCGCAGCAGCTTTGTCTTCTTTCGCAATGGCCGCATCTGCCATGACGACAATAGAAGATTCCGATCTGAGCCAAGTCAGCGGTCAAGACGGTGTATCTATCGCCGCTAACCTGAACATCAATGTCGGCTCTTTTGTCTACACAGATACTGATACTGCCGGTGGTTCGGTAAGCTTCAACAACATCGCGATCACAGGTTCATTTGCGGCCACTATCGACATCATCGACAATGCATCTTTTAAAGCTGACGCTAGCGCCGCAAGCGGCCCTAACTCAGTATTGGGCGTTACTGGTGGTGCTGGTTTAGCTGCTTTCATGCCAGTTGGCGATGTCGTCAAAATCGCTATTCCACAAATCACAGTGGCGCCTGGTCATGAGTTGAACATGTCTGTTGCGGCTATCAAAATGGGTAACAGCACAGCATCTTATGGTTCATTCGCTATGAATGACATCAAATTGCAAGGCACTACAGTGTATATCTGGGCTCACTAA
- a CDS encoding DUF6160 family protein has protein sequence MKLIKKLALAAALSSFAMAASAMTAIEDSDLSQVSGQDGVSIAANLNINVGSFVYKDTDAAGGSVSFNNIAITGSFAATIDIIDNASFKADASAASGPASVLGVTGGTGLAAFMPVGDVVKIAIPQITVAPGHELNMSVAAIKMGNSTASYGSFAMNDIKLQGTTVYIWAH, from the coding sequence ATGAAACTGATCAAAAAACTCGCACTCGCAGCAGCTTTGTCTTCTTTCGCAATGGCAGCATCTGCCATGACGGCTATCGAAGATTCCGATCTGAGCCAAGTCAGCGGTCAAGACGGTGTATCTATCGCTGCTAACCTGAACATCAATGTCGGTTCTTTTGTCTACAAAGATACTGATGCTGCAGGTGGTTCGGTAAGCTTTAATAACATCGCGATCACAGGTTCATTCGCTGCCACTATCGACATCATCGACAATGCTTCTTTTAAAGCTGACGCCAGCGCTGCAAGCGGCCCTGCATCTGTCTTGGGCGTTACTGGTGGTACTGGCTTAGCTGCTTTCATGCCAGTTGGCGATGTCGTCAAAATCGCTATTCCACAAATCACAGTGGCGCCTGGTCATGAGTTGAACATGTCTGTTGCGGCTATCAAAATGGGTAACAGCACAGCATCTTATGGTTCATTCGCTATGAATGACATCAAATTGCAAGGCACTACCGTTTATATCTGGGCTCACTAA